ATGGAGATGAATGGTCGAATGGTACCTCCGTCAATACCGGAGGACATGGAAGCCCCTGACCATGTCCATCATGAGCAGATGAACGGTTACCACCAGAGGCTTCAGGACGGGGGGGAGGATGAGGTCCCGGTGTCCAACTCCCAGAGACGGAAGAGCGATGTCAAAGTTTATAAAgagttttgtgatttttacgCTCGCTTGTAAGTATGCAGTCTAACAAGATGACTAATTACTTCACTTGCCCTCCGAAACAACACTtagtgaatatgtgtttatgattatttaaatatattatgtGTCTTACCAGAAAAGTCCTACGAAATCATCCTCTTAAACGATTTCATAGTATGTCTTTTTGGGACAcatgccacaaaaacaacaactttctaCTGTATTTTTGAATCATTGTAGGCCAGGTTGTTTAAATTTCTCAGCGCAGTGTCGGTCGTGATTATTAGATACATTTCCTCAATAACATCACAGATTACATCTTGTTAATGACAgaccaaaaacaggaaaaacagtgCCATGAAATGACGCAGAGAAGAAAGTGCTGTTTTATATTAGAAGTGTGAATTGCTTGCTCACATACAGATGTGGTAGATGTGAAGTGTCTGATATTCTACTGTAGTAGCTGACTTTAATCAGCCACTGATTTGTTTGGCTGCCTGAGGTGCCCTGTTTGTGCCAGGATCACACTGAGGGCCACAGGAGGGGGCTAACAGGAAGAGTTATTTTTGTGCCAATGGGGGAGTTGTTACGCAAAGTAGAAAATGTCAACTGGCATTCCAAGTATGTGTGCATGAGAGACAGGAGTGCTAAATATACATAGTGTCGTCTACTTCTAACGAATCTGGCCTCATCACTGGCTTTGGGAAATAGAAGTAGGGTCACCTGCAGGTCTCtgaaaggacattttttttcgATCATCAGGAgctattaaaaatataaaatgtatggTCACATTTGCTGATAGCAAGTTCAAAGCACACCTGActattacagtaaataaaaatggtaaaaaagaGAGTTCCGTTATTGGTGGAAACATTAGTTGCAGAAGCTGAAATTGGCCAATTAACAGTAAGTGTTAGTACTTGAAAACACAGACATCCATGGAAAATTTGAGTTTAATTCAAAGTGGTCTTTGGCAGGTGTTGTCTACACTCATCAGCCACTTAattaggtacagaggacacCCTGATAAAGTGCCACTTGGTGGGGTCTTGTGCTGTAGCACATCTGTGACACAGTTTGGCATACTGTGCGTTCAAAGATGGTCTACTGTATTGAGTGGTTACGATTTGAGTTTGAGATTAAGATTACTGTTGCTGTTCTATCGTATCAAAGCAGTTATGCCATTCTCCTCTAGATTCAATAAAGCATTTTTACCCAGAGAACTGCTTCTTACtggacatttttctctttttcagacctTAAAACGTAGAGATGGTTATGCATAAAAATCCCAGTAAATCAGCAGTTCCTGAAACGCTCTAACAATCTGGCAACTGGACCTTCAGCAGGTTTTGAACATGTTTACATGCCCACAAACATTAAATTGCTGCTAAGTGATAGGTTGATTACATAGTTCCATTAAGAATCAGTTAAACAAGTGTACCCAACCAAGTGGCTATTGAGTAAATATTCGATTTTCGTAATTTACCTCATCCATAGTCCAGTCCTGGGGACTGTCCAAGCTCTGCTATGTTGAATATGACACTTCTAAGTTAAATATAACACCTATGTGCAATGCAGTTGGTGTTAGTAATTACTGTTTTTACTGGAACATAAAGTTTGGAGAAGTGTTGCTGCTGGTTAAAGTATAAAATAGTTCAGAATCTGAGAGGGCAGTATTATGTTCTGCAGTAAGAGTGAAAATCTGTCAGCATTTTCTTAGCCATATTTTTCCAAGTTCGAATTCAATGACATTTGTGTGAATCGTACAATAGAATTGTGGGGAAAACGTGTAATGAGTGTAATGCCATTATTGTAGAGTGGGATACAGGATGGTATATGGTATATTTTGTGAATACAGAGGTGTATAAGCTCAGAGAAGGGCGAAGGGAAAATGTATATGCGAATAACCTAACAACAAAGAGAAGACCAGAGGCAGGAGAGTGGAGGGGACAGACTGTATTCATAACATAAGTGACAGCCTGAGTCCTTTTATAGTCACTGGCCAGCATGGTTGAGTTAACAGTGTATACTGAGAGTCATGTGTGGAAAATGTGCTGAGAATTGTTCTATTAAATCCTTGTTATTGTCACAAAGTGAAGATCTTTTCTGGTGAAAATGTTGGCAGTCCATGAGTACTTTTCCAGAGATGGAAGTGAACATTCTGATCCACCACAACAGTGCATTGTAGTTATGTGATAAGTTCTGAACTTGAGATAAATAACTGAACCGCttggtgttaaaaataaaaaaataaaaaaataatttttcagCCAGGAAAGAGAGCAGAGGCGAGAGATCTCcagacagagctgcagcagatcATTTCAGCACAGAAAAGAGTCGGGCTGTCTTAGAGACTTAGAGTCTTAAACCAATACAGGGTGCTGGAGGCAGATAGGCGGGTGGAAATGCCGAAGGGATGTATCACTTCCTCCCAAGAATCCTTTGGACAGGGCAGGGCTGTTTCAGTATGTGATATCAGCTCAGATAGAGTATAAACAATTAAGTATATGTTTTAATAACTTTATAAAGGGGTGGTCCAGCTGCAAGCTGTACTCATTCCTACATCTCATGTCAGGGAACACCCACTACCCTTGTTTTCTTTAGTGCGGATTTATAACAGACTTGCAGACGTAGTACAAGTGAAATGTGTGTGAGGCTTTCAGTGTAAAGCTCATAAAATGAGAGCAGAtgagcagtgtgtgagtgtgtctgtgtgtgtcagtgtgtgtctgtgtgttgccTGGACACACTTTGGTATTCTGACCTTTCAAACAAAGAGAAGCTATGATTGTACCACCGTTCTCTCTTCCTTGGACATTTTTTTACTCTTCATATATCTGCAACTGAGTCCTCTTTACTCCCACCTGTTATGATGGGCATTTTGACTTTTGCTATTGAGTAATTCTCGCTGCTAATACCTtgtttggaaaatgttgatcattccATTTGGAGTCCATCGTTATCAGGAAGGAATTAGTCCAAAGTTCAGCCTAAGCATAAATCTGTCCTAGTCACAGGGTTGTGTCAGTATTGTGATAAATATCATCAGGTATTTAATGCTGTACAATATTCATCCATTGCTGACTTAATTCTGTTGTTCTCAGTTTTCCCCTAGAAAAACatagatttttaaatgaattcagtTTGGTCCTGGACCAAGCAGCCTCCAGCTCAGTGAGCCGTGTTGGTTGATAGCATGACTTTTATTTGCTCGAAATCCAAAACCTTGTCAACAGCTacagcctgtgtttgtgtattaaatATAAACTTATGTGCGATTTAGCAATTACGTGGCACAcagatgttttgtgtttgaacaTGAGTGCAGGAGAAAGTTGAGTACTTATCTTTGTCCAAATCATGGCTCATGTGTCATGATTTGCTGTTTGAAAAGGCTGAGGCAAAAAGTGAGTAGAATAGTAGTAATTATGTGGTGAATGGTTTCAGTTGTGAGGTAAAAGACAGGTATGGTAATTGTTTTGAagagcagttaaaaaaagaagactatAAATCATACCTATTAGTAAAGCGGTGTGCCTGTGTTCTCCAGGCTCTGGCTGCAGTTCTTCTGAGGCTTTGAGCTTCAAATATCatatcagtgtttttatttctatgacACTGTTGGCCCGTGTCTGTGCAGAGTTTGGTGCAGATGGATGATCAGTAACTGCAGCACATCGCTCTCAATTGTTTCCCACTGAAACCCACACCCTGATTAATAGAaccaaagaaaataaaccagttaaaaaaaacctgaaaactaAGTGTGCATGCATTTCTAAAAACCTCAAAACATAGTGTATACTGTCTGtgtactgtatacactgtatatttacTCTAGTAAATGCAGATAAATTCCATCTTGAAAAACGTTTACAGTAAActatattcatgtttttcttttgatgaTTATGGTATATTCTATCACTGAACCTTGATCCTCAttgtagttttttctttttctcctcagcAATATGGCCAATGCTCTGGCCAATGCCATGTGTGAGCGCTGCAAGAGTGGCTTTGCTCCAGCAGAGAAGATTGTGAACAGTAACGGGGAACTGTATCATGAGCAGTGCTTTGTGTGCGCACAGTGTTTCCAACAGTTCCCAGAGGGGCTCTTCTATGAGgtaattattctcatttaatTGAGTGAGTGGTTAATAACTTGACTTTCTCTCTGTTACTAGCAGAAAAATCATTGTTTAGGGCAAGGGTGTTATAGAGCATATCTCTCAGGCAAAAGGGTAAAGCTCACAATCCCATTGAGGAAAACAAAGAGGGCTGAGCACAACCTTAATGCACGATTGAATTATCCGAAGCACATTTCCAGTAACCTGTTATTTCACCGGCCTTGACACAAGGTCAGCTGTTTCTGTGGCCAGATCCATAGACCTAATGCTTTTTTAACATTTGCCATTTTATCAAAGAGAAGCTGACGCTAATGCTCTGATCAATATCGACATCGcaggaacaaaaataaacattagtgATTTGAATTGACTGAAGCAGGATCACACAGTTGGTTATGATGGTACGAAGGGATAGAAACACAGAAACCTAATGATCACTTGATACTGGCTCTAAAATCTCCCTCTAAAAAATCGAGAATACATAAAGAAGCACAAGCTTCTTGTATAAATTTGTATTTGATGAAGAAGACGTTTGAGGTTGTTAAATCCCTTGGTTCACGTATCCAATCAAGTCATTCTCTTTGGCAGAAAATGTGAAGCCATGTCAGCGCAGACTGGGATCACATGAGGACTTGTAACTCGGGAATAGTGATTTAGGCGTTTAAACCCACATCTGCATTAAATGTGGTGTGCAcattcagagagaaaaaaagatgccAATATCAAGCATTCCCTTGCAGTCATTTATCtgaatttatgtatttaaaataaacaagaacaaGCCAAAGAAAGTACATGTGACATGCATCGATTGTTTGATCGTAtgatcttttaaaatgtgttcatgtaCCTTTGTGTGCTTTGATTAATTGTGTAAATATGGTTTGAATTCTGTTTGATAGTTTGAGGGCAGGAAATACTGTGAACATGACTTCCAGATGCTGTTTGCTCCCTGCTGCCACCAGTGTGGTAAGTACCGTAACTGGATGAGTAAAAGAGAATGTAaaacatttgtatatattttaattatacatatatataatatttctcATATCCTGCTGTTCTTTGTCAGGTGAATTCATCATTGGCCGTGTGATCAAGGCCATGAACAACAGCTGGCATCCGGACTGTTTCTGTTGTGACATCTGCCAGGCTGTGCTGGCTGATGTTGGTTTTGTAAAGAATGCTGGAAGGTCAGTCCCTCCACGACCAGCCACTGTATTTTCACTGGTTGTATTCACGTGACTGCATCAGTAAGACTGTTTTAGCTTATATCAGAAGGTAAAATACTGTGTTTGGAGAGAAGTAAACTGCAGCCTATAAACTGTGCAGATACTGATCAAACTGGTCAAATTTGGTTTGTGTTGAGAAAATTCACTGTGTCAGCTATAGAAAACTAGGACTGGGTGATAACAGCTGATATTAATGGATGCCTGGATCAGTTGTAACATGCCAgaggaaatacatttcaagATAGTACTTTTCGAACCTGCTTTGTGGATCCTTTTAATGTAGTAATCAAgtacctctctctctgtctctctctcttcaatcAGGCACTTGTGTCGTCCGTGTCACAACAGAGAGAAAGCTCGGGGCCTTGGCAAGTACATCTGTCAGAAGTGTCATGCCATTATTGAAGAGCAACCTCTGTTGTTCAAGAATGACCCGTATCATCCTGATCACTTCAACTGCAACAACTGcgggtaaacacacacacacacacacacacacacacacacacacacacacacacacacacacacacacacacaaacctggcCTGTTGTGTCAGTCTCACAAATTACAGGAAATCCTGAAAACACCTTGTTCCTATTGAAAGATAGAGTCTTTGGCTCAGACTTTGTTTTGATATCAtcagttatttttgtttcaagACAAATGACCTGATAAGGtgattataaaaatatataacagAGATCTGATGCCTTGATAAGTGCCttagaaaagaagaagaagaaaaaacgtaCTAATATTACTGTCAGTCTGCCACTAGGCAATTTCATAGCGCTCTCTGCTGGACACAGGATGTATAACAGgttttgtgtatgtttatgtttttttttgtactgaaaCAACCACAACCAACATcatatctgtttttgttttgttttacaaacaGATCTAGAATTTTATGtggtaatacattttaatgcacTTTATACGTTATTTGGCCTATTTGTTAGTAACTTAaatcatgacatttttatgtctGTAATTTAATAAACACGGTATGAGATGGTTCTCTATAATATACTATagatataatgtataatataatcACAATTGCAATCTGGTTGTGTTcctggagacaaaaaaagaacagttttgACGTTATTttcttgtgtctctgcagaaAGGAGTTGACTGTAGATGCCAGGGAGCTGAAGGGGGAGCTTTACTGTCTGCCCTGCCATGACAAGATGGGTGTCCCCATCTGTGGAGCCTGTAGGAGACCCATTGAGGGCCGTGTGGTCAATGCCATGGGCAAGCAGTGGCATGTTGAGGTGTGGTTACACTGTCAGCTTGTGGGAAACAACTTCAAATTACACGAATCCTGtagagacattttgtttttagtaTTTATTATCCTGTTGGGCATCTATAGCATGTATATAGAGTAAATGGGGGGTTCCCAATATTACCTGTATTCTCTATGAGATTTCCTGCTGAAATACTGTATAAGTAGCTAAAATGTCCGTTTCTTTACAgggattgtttttaaaatgtgggtTATTATGTTTGACTTTAACCAGCTTTATCGCCACAGGAAGGTTCAGTGTGCTCAACTTCGAGCTGTCCACATCATTCCCCtgctttatattattttgtctttgGCGTCACAACATATGCTTCTTCATCTTTATCTCCTCttctttcatttcacattttacgGCCTTTTTCCTGTCTCCTCTTGTCCACACGTAGCATCATGTGTGCACTGTATGTGAGCGACCGTTTCAGGGCCACCCATTTTATGAGCGAGGTGGTCGAGCCTATTGTGAGAGACACTTTGATATGGTGAGAGGATAAAGGATCGGCCTGTTGCTGACTGCTGCCTCGTGCCTGGCTTTCCCCCCCTGCCTGTCTTCCAGCTCTTATATAAGAGATACACTGATATATAAAGTATAATGTCACCAGttagtgtttttaataaaaagcgGTTGTTTAATTATCACAGCATGATGTCTCGACAACACTACGGTATCAAGCTACCttaaacaaacatgtagagaagcaaTATATTTCACCattttgaacacaaacacagttctgGTTTAGCTACAGCAACATCCACCATCTTTACCTCAGCAGCCTCAAAGCAATCAGGCCCACACTGGACTGATGAGAGCAGCCATGGACACCTGCTTCTCAGGTGTGTCTCACATCAATGAGCTGCACAGCTAGTTTTAGGAATAGACCTCTCTACTCTATTACTCTCCACAAGCTACACCTAAATTTGCTGATGGAAGTTGTGCGGTTGTCATATCCTGCATTATATCTGTTAGGCACACTTTTGCGCCCTCTAGAGATCATTCTCCATCCCCTCTCTACTCTCTACTTGGACACAGATACTATACATGACACCTGGGCTGAAGTGTTCTGGTAATGGTCAGACATGATAATAGTGTAACATGGTCTGTATGTGATAATGTACTTACTGACAGCTGTGCTAACACAGTGTGCTTGGCCATTGGTTTGTTGTTTGCAGCATTTTGTGTGTGCTAAGTGTGAGAAACCCTTCCTGGGACACCGTCACTACGAACGCAAGGGCCTGGCCTACTGCGAAACACACTACAACCAGGTAACAGTCAACTGTATTGGAAATATTTACACCGAGTACATATGCAAAATGTGTTGCTATCAAAGTTGTATGGGATCAGGACACATTTTCCAGGAAGCCTTTATAAATTCCCTGtagcctgtgtttgtttgcatggcatttgattgttttttgaaTAATTGTTTCATTGAGATGTAGACTTTCATcaagtaataaaataataaatatggtgCGTAACTTCTCACCCTCTGTGTTTCTCCTTCCTCAACACACTCAGCTGTTTGGAGATGTCTGCTACCACTGCAACCGTGTTATTGAAGGAGATGGTGaggaaatgtattaaaatataaataaatgacagatatAAAAGTATACATTCATTTATAGTGGTTTATGGACCTTGCACCATTCACTGTTCagccttgttttgtttgtttttttaccatatattactgttttatttatgttggcATTCTTTTTTGCAAGGTCAtccaaaattaaatttaaaagttaAGTATTTAGTCACATGATATAAATTGTAGTCTAATGTgactgtttgtattttttttcttcgcAGTTGTGTCTGCTCTTAACAAGGCTTGGTGTGTCAACTGTTTTGCCTGTTCAACCTGCAACACCAAACTCACCCTGAAGTAAGTAGTACACAAGTCTGaataagagacacacacactgtggcccTGTGGTATGTGTGTCACCTCCACACCTTGGATTACATACTACAATTATGCAATTATATTCTCTGAAGACTGTTGGGAATCCACATGTCAACTGGCCAGgctgtgtctgctgctcacATCTACTCTGCATGTGGCACAATTTCTCTTGTGGTTGGCGTGTTTTTCAAACTTGTTTCTCTCCtgattttttcacttttctcttttAACGTTGTGTCTCTTTGGGCTTGTCCATCCACCTCCCGTCCCTTTGTTCATCCAACCTCCTTGTCCTCCTTTATCCCTTCCTTGTGCTCAATTTTCCTCACCTTTTCTCCAACTTTCTACCCTCATTTCTTTCCACTTAAATGTTTATCTCCTTGTACTTGCCAACTACCCTTCCCTCCTGTCTTCCCTTTCCTTTCCACCTCTCATTTCTCCCTGCTCTGTCAGGGATAAGTTTGTGGAGGTGGATCTGAAACCGGTGTGTAAGCACTGCTACGAACGCATGCCAGATGACATGAAACGCCGGCTCGCCAAGCGTGAGCGCGACTccaaagacaagaagaagaagtcaccCATCATACCCATGTGTCTGtgatcctctctctcttctttctcttcatttCCACTCTTCTTTTGTTGGTcagtttccatctttcttccTTTATTCTTTGCTTCTCTATTTTTTCATTGTCATCATATTTCAAAGATTATATACTATGCCTGCTTCATTCCTCGTGTCACTATTAGAAATTGTTTTAGATTTAGTAGGTGAATTTACACTTAGTGGATATTAGTTGGAATTAAGTCCAGTTAACCTTACCTATGCAACTAGGGAACTCAGATCAGTCACAAAATAAAGAAGGCTTTGTTCGCCTATTCCAGTCTGTCTGGATGTAAGGTGTAAACACTTAATTGCTTCTGGCTGCCTTTTGGCAGCAACTATGTAAGTGCTAAGGTGCCACTGGGTTTGACACGTGTCCCAGTCCTGCTAAGGATTATCTGCTTTGGGACGAAATGCTGTGCAGGGGCAGCTGGggaaaagcaagaaagaaaacacgACCAAAAAACATAACCTTCTTGCATGAAACAAACTAAGCAGGGGCTGTGATACCTAACTAtgttatgtaaataaaataaaataaaataaaataaaataaaaataaataaaagtacagtTAGATT
This genomic interval from Solea solea chromosome 2, fSolSol10.1, whole genome shotgun sequence contains the following:
- the LOC131449306 gene encoding LIM and senescent cell antigen-like-containing domain protein 1 isoform X2, translated to MEMNGRMVPPSIPEDMEAPDHVHHEQMNGYHQRLQDGGEDEVPVSNSQRRKSDVKVYKEFCDFYARFNMANALANAMCERCKSGFAPAEKIVNSNGELYHEQCFVCAQCFQQFPEGLFYEFEGRKYCEHDFQMLFAPCCHQCGEFIIGRVIKAMNNSWHPDCFCCDICQAVLADVGFVKNAGRHLCRPCHNREKARGLGKYICQKCHAIIEEQPLLFKNDPYHPDHFNCNNCGKELTVDARELKGELYCLPCHDKMGVPICGACRRPIEGRVVNAMGKQWHVEHHVCTVCERPFQGHPFYERGGRAYCERHFDMLFGDVCYHCNRVIEGDVVSALNKAWCVNCFACSTCNTKLTLKDKFVEVDLKPVCKHCYERMPDDMKRRLAKRERDSKDKKKKSPIIPMCL
- the LOC131449306 gene encoding LIM and senescent cell antigen-like-containing domain protein 1 isoform X1; translated protein: MEMNGRMVPPSIPEDMEAPDHVHHEQMNGYHQRLQDGGEDEVPVSNSQRRKSDVKVYKEFCDFYARFNMANALANAMCERCKSGFAPAEKIVNSNGELYHEQCFVCAQCFQQFPEGLFYEFEGRKYCEHDFQMLFAPCCHQCGEFIIGRVIKAMNNSWHPDCFCCDICQAVLADVGFVKNAGRHLCRPCHNREKARGLGKYICQKCHAIIEEQPLLFKNDPYHPDHFNCNNCGKELTVDARELKGELYCLPCHDKMGVPICGACRRPIEGRVVNAMGKQWHVEHFVCAKCEKPFLGHRHYERKGLAYCETHYNQLFGDVCYHCNRVIEGDVVSALNKAWCVNCFACSTCNTKLTLKDKFVEVDLKPVCKHCYERMPDDMKRRLAKRERDSKDKKKKSPIIPMCL
- the LOC131449306 gene encoding LIM and senescent cell antigen-like-containing domain protein 1 isoform X7, whose protein sequence is MEMNGRMVPPSIPEDMEAPDHVHHEQMNGYHQRLQDGGEDEVPVSNSQRRKSDVKVYKEFCDFYARFNMANALANAMCERCKSGFAPAEKIVNSNGELYHEQCFVCAQCFQQFPEGLFYEFEGRKYCEHDFQMLFAPCCHQCGEFIIGRVIKAMNNSWHPDCFCCDICQAVLADVGFVKNAGRHLCRPCHNREKARGLGKYICQKCHAIIEEQPLLFKNDPYHPDHFNCNNCGKELTVDARELKGELYCLPCHDKMGVPICGACRRPIEGRVVNAMGKQWHVEHFVCAKCEKPFLGHRHYERKGLAYCETHYNQLFGDVCYHCNRVIEGDVVSALNKAWCVNCFACSTCNTKLTLKDKFVEVDLKPVCKHCYERMPDDMKRRLAKRERDSKDKKKKSPIIPMNKFVEFDMKPVCKKCYEKFPLELKKRLKKLSETVARK
- the LOC131449306 gene encoding LIM and senescent cell antigen-like-containing domain protein 1 isoform X3, producing MEMNGRMVPPSIPEDMEAPDHVHHEQMNGYHQRLQDGGEDEVPVSNSQRRKSDVKVYKEFCDFYARFNMANALANAMCERCKSGFAPAEKIVNSNGELYHEQCFVCAQCFQQFPEGLFYEFEGRKYCEHDFQMLFAPCCHQCGEFIIGRVIKAMNNSWHPDCFCCDICQAVLADVGFVKNAGRHLCRPCHNREKARGLGKYICQKCHAIIEEQPLLFKNDPYHPDHFNCNNCGKELTVDARELKGELYCLPCHDKMGVPICGACRRPIEGRVVNAMGKQWHVEHFVCAKCEKPFLGHRHYERKGLAYCETHYNQLFGDVCYHCNRVIEGDVVSALNKAWCVNCFACSTCNTKLTLKNKFVEFDMKPVCKKCYEKFPLELKKRLKKLSETVARK
- the LOC131449306 gene encoding LIM and senescent cell antigen-like-containing domain protein 1 isoform X6; its protein translation is MLGITEMTNGNMANALANAMCERCKSGFAPAEKIVNSNGELYHEQCFVCAQCFQQFPEGLFYEFEGRKYCEHDFQMLFAPCCHQCGEFIIGRVIKAMNNSWHPDCFCCDICQAVLADVGFVKNAGRHLCRPCHNREKARGLGKYICQKCHAIIEEQPLLFKNDPYHPDHFNCNNCGKELTVDARELKGELYCLPCHDKMGVPICGACRRPIEGRVVNAMGKQWHVEHFVCAKCEKPFLGHRHYERKGLAYCETHYNQLFGDVCYHCNRVIEGDVVSALNKAWCVNCFACSTCNTKLTLKDKFVEVDLKPVCKHCYERMPDDMKRRLAKRERDSKDKKKKSPIIPMCL
- the LOC131449306 gene encoding LIM and senescent cell antigen-like-containing domain protein 1 isoform X4, translating into MNTLRLKELSNSDLYRRRQERPDSYGSLGSLSNMANALANAMCERCKSGFAPAEKIVNSNGELYHEQCFVCAQCFQQFPEGLFYEFEGRKYCEHDFQMLFAPCCHQCGEFIIGRVIKAMNNSWHPDCFCCDICQAVLADVGFVKNAGRHLCRPCHNREKARGLGKYICQKCHAIIEEQPLLFKNDPYHPDHFNCNNCGKELTVDARELKGELYCLPCHDKMGVPICGACRRPIEGRVVNAMGKQWHVEHFVCAKCEKPFLGHRHYERKGLAYCETHYNQLFGDVCYHCNRVIEGDVVSALNKAWCVNCFACSTCNTKLTLKDKFVEVDLKPVCKHCYERMPDDMKRRLAKRERDSKDKKKKSPIIPMCL
- the LOC131449306 gene encoding LIM and senescent cell antigen-like-containing domain protein 1 isoform X5 — encoded protein: MNTLRLKELSNSDLYRRRQERPDSYGSLGSLSNMANALANAMCERCKSGFAPAEKIVNSNGELYHEQCFVCAQCFQQFPEGLFYEFEGRKYCEHDFQMLFAPCCHQCGEFIIGRVIKAMNNSWHPDCFCCDICQAVLADVGFVKNAGRHLCRPCHNREKARGLGKYICQKCHAIIEEQPLLFKNDPYHPDHFNCNNCGKELTVDARELKGELYCLPCHDKMGVPICGACRRPIEGRVVNAMGKQWHVEHFVCAKCEKPFLGHRHYERKGLAYCETHYNQLFGDVCYHCNRVIEGDVVSALNKAWCVNCFACSTCNTKLTLKNKFVEFDMKPVCKKCYEKFPLELKKRLKKLSETVARK